Proteins encoded by one window of Thermobaculum terrenum ATCC BAA-798:
- the tilS gene encoding tRNA lysidine(34) synthetase TilS: MTGLNSSTPDSFLHNFLSSSKEQLEYIRGHNLILGLSGGADSIALFHVLYELRSILGINISVAHFDHRLRPESSDQASQLAKYIEQFDVNFYLGSADVAGAALQAKASIEDTARKYRYDFLAACARKENALVCVAHNQQDQAETFLLNLARGTGLDGLCGMLPIDRVPGNPDVELVRPFLGIAHEDIRNYCRLNSLPVIEDPSNLSLDFTRNKIRHLVLPALKQANQEVVKHIALTTSILQQEKRLLDSRALDFLAQHSIIRHNFISVELVAVMNSPRSLIIRALKMALSQAFGSDEGFGARHLEALYLLARSKSGNSIDLPGGIRAIKAPQALIVWAGILPMDAIYSLPLMEDDGTLSPNWDWEVTPSAALVQPHALPGNNLHEHVVCDINKIRLRPARRSDKFIPLGMKFEKTVDEFLLDRKVPYFIREHVPVIEQDGEIIWLVGWRIDDRHKILYNYEPYVCIRFYRKGN, from the coding sequence GTGACTGGTCTTAATTCCTCCACTCCAGACTCCTTCCTGCATAATTTCCTGTCATCTAGCAAAGAACAGCTGGAATACATTAGAGGACATAATTTGATCCTCGGTTTAAGTGGTGGGGCTGATTCGATAGCTCTCTTCCATGTTCTTTATGAGCTTCGAAGCATTTTAGGGATAAATATCTCAGTAGCACACTTTGATCATAGGCTCAGGCCCGAAAGCTCAGATCAGGCGAGTCAGCTAGCAAAGTATATAGAGCAATTTGACGTGAATTTCTATCTGGGTAGTGCCGATGTAGCTGGAGCTGCATTGCAGGCTAAGGCTTCTATAGAGGATACAGCCCGTAAGTATAGGTACGACTTCTTGGCAGCTTGTGCTAGGAAGGAAAATGCTCTGGTTTGTGTTGCCCATAACCAACAGGATCAAGCTGAGACTTTTTTGCTCAATCTAGCTAGGGGGACTGGTTTAGATGGACTTTGCGGCATGTTACCTATAGATAGGGTACCTGGTAATCCTGATGTAGAACTTGTCAGACCTTTCTTAGGTATTGCTCATGAAGACATTAGAAACTACTGCAGGTTAAATTCCCTCCCAGTTATAGAAGACCCCAGTAACTTATCATTAGATTTCACAAGAAATAAGATTAGACACCTTGTTTTGCCAGCCTTGAAGCAGGCAAATCAGGAGGTGGTTAAGCATATAGCTCTTACGACCAGTATCCTTCAGCAGGAGAAGCGCCTTCTTGATAGCCGTGCCCTGGATTTTCTAGCTCAACATTCTATCATTAGACATAATTTTATTTCTGTTGAGCTTGTAGCAGTGATGAACAGCCCCAGGTCTTTGATCATTCGTGCTCTCAAGATGGCGTTATCTCAAGCCTTTGGATCTGACGAGGGTTTTGGTGCAAGGCATCTAGAAGCCCTTTACCTCTTGGCCAGGAGTAAATCTGGGAATAGTATCGACCTGCCAGGGGGTATAAGGGCAATTAAGGCCCCGCAGGCGTTAATAGTCTGGGCAGGAATATTACCCATGGATGCAATCTACTCACTTCCCTTGATGGAGGACGATGGCACACTGTCTCCAAACTGGGATTGGGAGGTAACTCCATCCGCAGCATTGGTTCAACCGCATGCCTTGCCTGGAAATAACCTTCACGAGCATGTTGTTTGTGATATTAACAAGATAAGGCTAAGGCCAGCCAGAAGAAGCGATAAGTTTATTCCCCTTGGCATGAAATTTGAAAAGACTGTGGATGAGTTCCTACTTGATCGCAAAGTGCCTTATTTTATTAGAGAGCATGTACCCGTTATAGAGCAGGATGGAGAGATCATATGGTTGGTAGGCTGGAGGATAGATGATCGACATAAGATCTTGTATAATTATGAACCCTATGTTTGCATTAGATTTTACAGAAAGGGCAATTAA
- a CDS encoding cyclic-di-AMP receptor — translation MTANNPKNQKLVITVVQKDDGENVLNALHRDGYASLLISSSGGFLRRGNATILTLCSSEAVDKVIKIIADHASERTEIKEPNLGVQVSEWYVPQSVKIQRGGASIWVLDAELAGYVRAGAFK, via the coding sequence GTGACAGCAAATAATCCTAAAAATCAAAAACTCGTAATCACAGTAGTCCAAAAGGATGATGGGGAAAATGTGCTCAATGCACTTCACAGAGATGGGTACGCATCGCTCCTCATAAGTAGTTCAGGCGGCTTCTTGAGAAGGGGAAATGCCACTATTCTAACACTCTGCAGCTCAGAAGCTGTGGACAAGGTAATCAAAATCATAGCGGATCATGCTAGTGAAAGAACTGAGATAAAAGAGCCCAACCTGGGAGTACAGGTTAGCGAGTGGTATGTACCTCAAAGTGTGAAAATCCAAAGGGGAGGTGCTAGTATCTGGGTGCTTGATGCAGAGTTAGCGGGTTATGTCCGCGCTGGAGCTTTCAAGTAA
- a CDS encoding tyrosine-type recombinase/integrase produces the protein MSNQGQQESLPVQLSLFDIEIPGLGHKQRRNKLDKRSITPESDLQTARFWFKVHLESSGHPKNTVYAYTNDLAVLIDTIGNKTLRQINEKDIGAYLSSAHKKSTRKRRLTSLREFYAYLIHDLRLQINDPTTPFYPERVNLKTPVPLFPEEQKRLLATARNLGDKYFLMVYLMLKLGLTRTELLALKKQHVDVSDPSEPIIYINYGDPRWRHKDRVLKADKEFSETYIQYRDTIESDTLFPIIPQSVNAILHRIAKIAEIDKQVTPQLLRDTFGVGQAKSGKTEEELLAILGLADDPRNRDSVRRYIRLANPMGEVGDTSSDSK, from the coding sequence ATGAGTAATCAAGGACAGCAAGAATCGTTGCCCGTGCAGCTGTCCCTATTTGATATCGAAATTCCTGGGTTGGGGCACAAACAACGCAGGAATAAATTAGATAAGAGATCTATAACCCCAGAAAGTGACCTTCAGACTGCTCGGTTCTGGTTCAAAGTACATCTTGAGTCTAGTGGACATCCCAAAAATACGGTATACGCATACACCAATGATCTGGCAGTCCTAATAGATACCATAGGCAACAAGACGCTTAGGCAGATAAACGAAAAGGACATAGGCGCATACCTAAGCTCAGCACATAAAAAGAGCACTAGGAAAAGGAGACTAACATCTCTTAGAGAATTCTATGCGTATCTTATACATGATCTCAGACTACAGATAAATGATCCGACAACACCTTTCTATCCCGAGAGAGTTAATCTGAAGACTCCAGTACCACTCTTTCCGGAAGAGCAAAAACGCCTTTTAGCTACTGCCAGAAATTTAGGTGATAAGTACTTTCTAATGGTGTACCTGATGCTGAAACTAGGACTAACCAGGACTGAGTTATTAGCACTCAAGAAACAACATGTGGATGTGTCCGATCCATCAGAACCAATTATATATATCAACTATGGCGATCCCCGTTGGAGACACAAAGACAGAGTACTAAAAGCTGATAAAGAATTCTCTGAAACCTATATTCAATATAGGGATACTATTGAAAGTGATACTCTATTCCCTATAATACCTCAATCAGTGAACGCCATACTCCATAGGATTGCAAAGATAGCCGAGATAGATAAGCAGGTAACACCTCAGCTGCTTAGAGACACGTTTGGCGTTGGGCAAGCAAAGAGCGGCAAGACCGAGGAAGAGCTGCTAGCGATACTGGGATTGGCTGATGACCCCAGAAACAGGGATAGCGTACGCAGATACATCCGTCTGGCAAATCCCATGGGAGAAGTAGGAGATACCTCAAGTGACAGCAAATAA
- the ftsH gene encoding ATP-dependent zinc metalloprotease FtsH: protein MNDRKLWRNSLVWLVAAVVLLTVWMTLFSNRQSRIPEVPITEVIQDAKAGKIESIQGQVDSSDIVVRYNDGEIKRSRTQIPIQEALDRSGVDESNIKIDIKPASSWSNWLGVLSFILPTLFLIGVFLFFMRQAQGTNNQALSFGKSRARLFNGNKPTVKFDDVAGVQEAKEELAEIVEFLKYPEKFAALGARIPRGVLLVGPPGTGKTLLSRAVAGEAGVPFFSISGSEFVEMFVGVGASRVRDLFDQAKRNAPCIVFIDEIDAVGRQRGAGLGGSHDEREQTLNQILVEMDGFDTNTNVIVIAATNRPDVLDPALLRPGRFDRQVVLDRPDIRGREAILRVHTRGKPIDKDVSLHALAKQTTGFSGADLENTVNEAAILAARRNHKVITRQDFEDAIDRVVAGPERKSRIITEREKWVTAYHEAGHALVARMLPNMDPVHKITIVARGMAGGYTRVLPTEDRHLMTKSQFEDTLAFAMGGRVAEELIFHEISTGAENDIQQATNIARKMVTEYGMSEKLGPVALGHKEELIFLGREISEQRNYSDEIALQIDQEIRKLIDNAYQRAKQILTENMDKLIALASLLVEKETLDNEDMESLFDTPRPQPKVVPIPQLGGKTKEVKPQEDDKLKGLPDLSGGLAPA, encoded by the coding sequence ATGAACGATAGAAAGCTTTGGCGCAACAGCCTAGTATGGCTGGTTGCGGCAGTAGTTCTTCTCACTGTATGGATGACTCTATTCTCGAATCGTCAATCCCGTATTCCTGAAGTACCAATTACTGAAGTTATTCAGGATGCCAAGGCAGGTAAGATAGAGTCTATCCAAGGCCAAGTGGATAGTAGCGATATCGTCGTCAGATACAATGATGGCGAGATAAAGAGGTCTCGTACCCAGATACCTATTCAGGAAGCTTTGGATAGGAGCGGTGTTGACGAGTCTAACATCAAGATAGATATTAAACCCGCTTCTTCTTGGAGCAACTGGTTAGGTGTACTTAGTTTTATATTGCCAACCCTGTTCCTTATCGGAGTCTTCCTCTTCTTTATGAGGCAGGCTCAGGGAACAAATAATCAGGCGCTCTCGTTTGGTAAGAGTCGTGCAAGGCTTTTCAATGGCAATAAGCCTACAGTGAAATTTGATGATGTGGCGGGAGTGCAAGAAGCTAAGGAAGAGCTAGCTGAGATCGTAGAGTTCCTTAAGTATCCAGAAAAGTTTGCGGCTCTCGGTGCAAGGATACCGAGAGGAGTGCTTTTGGTGGGTCCACCTGGTACTGGAAAGACTCTACTAAGTCGGGCTGTTGCTGGGGAAGCTGGAGTACCTTTCTTCAGCATATCAGGCTCGGAATTCGTAGAGATGTTTGTCGGTGTTGGCGCCTCAAGAGTGAGGGACCTTTTCGATCAGGCAAAGAGGAATGCTCCGTGTATTGTGTTCATCGATGAGATCGACGCTGTAGGTCGGCAAAGAGGGGCTGGTCTAGGTGGTAGTCACGATGAGCGTGAGCAGACGCTCAACCAAATATTGGTTGAGATGGACGGCTTTGATACCAACACCAATGTCATAGTTATAGCTGCGACTAACCGTCCAGATGTGCTTGATCCAGCCCTCCTTAGACCTGGCAGATTTGATCGTCAGGTTGTGCTTGATCGCCCTGATATAAGGGGTAGAGAGGCTATACTTAGAGTTCATACCAGGGGCAAACCTATAGACAAAGACGTATCCCTGCATGCTTTGGCTAAGCAAACTACGGGCTTCTCTGGTGCCGATCTCGAGAACACCGTAAATGAAGCAGCAATTCTAGCTGCTAGGAGAAATCACAAGGTCATAACACGGCAAGACTTTGAAGACGCCATAGATAGAGTAGTTGCTGGACCCGAACGCAAGAGTAGGATAATTACTGAGCGTGAAAAGTGGGTTACGGCCTACCACGAGGCGGGTCATGCTTTGGTAGCCCGAATGCTTCCCAATATGGATCCGGTGCACAAAATAACCATCGTAGCGCGAGGTATGGCCGGGGGCTATACCAGAGTGCTACCCACTGAAGACCGACATCTTATGACTAAGAGCCAATTCGAGGATACTCTCGCTTTTGCGATGGGAGGTAGAGTAGCTGAGGAACTGATATTCCACGAGATCAGCACAGGTGCCGAGAATGATATTCAGCAGGCTACTAACATAGCTCGCAAGATGGTTACTGAGTATGGAATGAGTGAGAAGTTGGGTCCTGTAGCCTTGGGGCACAAGGAAGAGCTTATCTTCCTCGGTAGGGAGATAAGCGAGCAACGTAACTATAGTGATGAGATAGCACTGCAGATAGACCAGGAAATACGTAAGCTTATTGATAATGCCTATCAGAGAGCTAAGCAGATACTAACTGAGAACATGGACAAGCTCATCGCGCTTGCTTCCTTGCTCGTGGAGAAGGAGACTCTGGATAACGAAGATATGGAGTCTCTGTTCGATACTCCAAGACCTCAGCCTAAGGTAGTGCCAATACCCCAGCTGGGCGGCAAGACTAAGGAAGTTAAGCCTCAGGAAGATGATAAGCTGAAGGGATTGCCGGACCTATCTGGAGGATTAGCACCGGCGTAG
- a CDS encoding ComF family protein produces the protein MDSLTIGAVPNLTATYAVYAYTDTIRELVHEFKYRGVFSIGKWMAQQIAPLVPQDSYSVIVPVPMHRKRRRYRGYNQSEVIGRYLSNFTSIPMKGVLSRTRITSPQYMLNGEERWRNVQGAFVADMKLSGDLVLLVDDVLTTGATLSECAKVLLESGAKDVHGVVFARALLESSSADITR, from the coding sequence GTGGACTCATTGACTATTGGGGCTGTTCCTAATCTAACTGCAACCTATGCTGTCTATGCATACACCGATACCATTCGAGAGCTGGTGCATGAATTTAAGTACAGAGGAGTGTTCTCTATCGGTAAATGGATGGCGCAGCAGATTGCTCCGCTTGTTCCCCAAGATAGCTACAGTGTTATCGTACCAGTGCCGATGCATCGTAAGAGAAGGCGCTATAGGGGATACAACCAATCCGAGGTTATAGGTAGGTACTTATCTAACTTTACGAGTATACCTATGAAAGGTGTGCTAAGCAGGACTAGGATTACTAGCCCTCAATATATGCTCAATGGAGAGGAGCGTTGGCGCAACGTTCAAGGTGCATTTGTGGCCGATATGAAGTTGTCCGGAGATTTGGTGTTACTAGTTGATGATGTGCTAACTACTGGAGCGACTTTGAGTGAGTGTGCCAAGGTCTTATTAGAATCTGGAGCTAAAGATGTTCATGGGGTAGTGTTTGCCCGTGCTTTACTTGAAAGCTCCAGCGCGGACATAACCCGCTAA